In Eriocheir sinensis breed Jianghai 21 chromosome 10, ASM2467909v1, whole genome shotgun sequence, the following proteins share a genomic window:
- the LOC126996504 gene encoding BLOC-1-related complex subunit 8 homolog translates to MAALSPPHAQPPNDPDLEVKVKKALERVSENIHISANEPSLAVYRLQEHVRRALPPTVSRRQHVTALHSQLQGACYDVEYALSAVRTMNGAEEKFTSLQELLKSAIFHRQQLKYEQTRRKQREPSMYKRLSSHITSIDLPDLPDLPDAFRETASRVESALQHARSSYENHTRKERERGDKKIETEDEDDDEVTEDDMS, encoded by the exons ATGGCAGCTCTCTCACCCCCTCACGCTCAACCACCAAACGATCCAGACTTGGaagtgaaagtaaagaaag CCttggagcgagtgagtgagaacATTCACATATCAGCCAATGAACCATCCCTTGCAGTGTACAGGCTTCAGGAACATGTTCGCCGAGCTCTGCCACCAACAGTATCTCGTAGGCAGCACGTTACTGCTCTTCATTCCCAGCTTCAAGGGGCATGTTACGATGTCGAATATGCCCTCAG TGCGGTGCGTACTATGAATGGTGCTGAGGAGAAATTCACCTCGCTCCAGGAGCTGCTGAAGAGTGCAATATTCCATCGTCAACAGCTGAAGTATGAACAGACACGCAG GAAGCAACGAGAACCAAGTATGTACAAGCGTCTCTCCTCTCACATCACATCAATTGACCTCCCAGACTTACCCGACTTACCAGATGCCTTCAGGGAAACTGCCTCCCGAGTTGAGTCAGCTTTGCAACATGCGCGGAGCTCTTATGAGAATCACACtcgtaaggagagagaaaggggagataaaaagattgaaactgaagatgaggatgatgatgaggtgacGGAGGACGACATGAGTTAG